A stretch of Ipomoea triloba cultivar NCNSP0323 chromosome 11, ASM357664v1 DNA encodes these proteins:
- the LOC115995601 gene encoding uncharacterized protein LOC115995601 — protein MGNCIVPQAKAKAKAIRVLEYKPPIKVLSEFKSHAIISDSPAKKKKKKVKFADEVEEVRIKVVISKQELKSMVMSGEGISLSDIVCHQINTSESLVDDDDEVFSKGWEPMLHSIPEIDYAA, from the coding sequence ATGGGGAATTGCATAGTTCCACAGGCAAAGGCAAAGGCAAAGGCTATCAGAGTCCTAGAATATAAACCTCCAATCAAAGTGTTATCAGAATTCAAAAGCCATGCCATTATCTCTGATTCACctgcaaaaaagaagaagaagaaggtcaAGTTTGCAGATGAGGTAGAAGAGGTGAGGATTAAGGTAGTGATCAGCAAGCAAGAGCTGAAATCAATGGTGATGAGTGGAGAAGGAATATCTCTTAGTGACATTGTCTGCCATCAGATCAATACAAGTGAGAGcttagttgatgatgatgatgaagtttTCTCTAAGGGATGGGAGCCAATGCTTCATAGCATACCTGAGATAGACTATGCTGCATGA